The following proteins are encoded in a genomic region of Liolophura sinensis isolate JHLJ2023 chromosome 7, CUHK_Ljap_v2, whole genome shotgun sequence:
- the LOC135469802 gene encoding inter-alpha-trypsin inhibitor heavy chain H3-like isoform X1 has product MLLALLVLVFTSHCCVSGKIKDEPMQITSLRIRSDITYRYASTLISSTVKNVEDKGREAVFDVRLPKTAFIANFSMVIDGQLYPGEVKEKEAAEKQYEKAKQKGQSAGKVVKDKPRETQRFKVVVNVAAQSETHFNLTYEELLERKLGSYEQVIYIDPGQPVKDMRVDVFIQESRPITRLVVPPLRNDIISAEFGKDTVSNHLAVIDRLSPKSAHVTFHPTVEEQISLDSLNGISAQFVVSYDVERQNDAGEILVANGYFVHFFSPPGLKPLPKRILFILDVSSSMEGNKIKQLKESMLAILKDLVVGDEFNIEAFSTGIEFWKPGQMMPVNNATIKAAMAYVESLRADRWTNINDALLEGFQLLVSTINDESNKVAIVVFLTDGHPTVGITDSKTILNNVKKSNEGGISLNTLGFGDSIDIDLIQKLAAQNVGISRKIYTDSDAALQLQNFYEEISLPVLANVTIAYVDDLVKEDSVTISSFPTFFEGAEVVVAGELVLSNVPTMDLSIFANKAEGDLVITDSVDIEPSPARPDKVVYFTEKLWAYLTIRQLLEQTLAETDASKVGNYRAEALHLSLKYGFVTPLTSMVVTQPDEEELADDSDSDFDDYDDDDYSYSNRGGRGGRGGGGGGGGGGGGGSSGDSDPHFIVRVKGVKQALCFDVKGQDGDIYQLVADQKKGVFINGKVFGTTVKVGGEDKFRTYFGHIMLIHKPERLIITPTKIRLGKKSFKWTENSYFEEGDIRLTVFSRDNITVDVGTGITVSIVKHKFKIMKIKFLGIYITNSTGFSPDVSGIMGEFQNKNVTVDSLYDMDGLPRAKLSVHRETESVQLDVKLGTRLNLAENYVVPCWKIRRGGKDLLDFKAPRDYLLKTLRSTRVLRLSRKRNAKTML; this is encoded by the exons ATTAAAGACGAACCAATGCAGATAACTTCGCTGCGAATTCGCTCGGACATAACCTATCGGTACGCCTCGACTCTCATCAGCAGCACGGTGAAGAACGTTGAGGACAAAGGCAGAGAGGCCGTGTTTGATGTGCGTCTCCCTAAAACAGCTTTCATCGCTAACTTCTCAAT GGTCATTGATGGTCAACTATACCCAGGCGAAGTCAAGGAAAAAGAAGCTGCCGAAAAGCAATATGAAAAAGCCAAGCAAAAGGGGCAAAGTGCAGGAAAAGTCGTCAAGGATAA GCCTCGTGAGACACAACGGTTTAAAGTAGTTGTCAATGTAGCAGCTCAAAGTGAGACTCATTTCAACCTCACATACGAAGAACTGCTGGAACGGAAGCTGGGGAGCTACGAACAAGTAATATACATCGATCCTGGTCAGCCGGTTAAGGACATGCGCGTTGACGTTTTTATTCAAGAATCGAGACCAATAACTCGTCTTGTGGTGCCTCCATTGAGGAATGACATAATTAGCGCAGAATTTGGCAAAGACACAG TTTCCAACCATCTGGCGGTGATTGACAGGCTCTCTCCTAAATCCGCCCACGTGACCTTTCATCCTACCGTGGAAGAACAAATCAGTCTGGACTCCCTTAACGGTATCTCTGCACAGTTTGTTGTCAGTTACGACGTGGAACGACAGAACGACGCAGGAGAAATATTG GTTGCCAACGggtattttgttcatttcttttcaCCACCGGGCCTGAAGCCACTTCCCAAAAGAATTCTGTTTATTCTCGATGTCAGCAGCTCCATGGAGGGTAATAAAATCAAACAGTTGAAAGAATCAATGTTGGCAATTCTTAAAGATCTTGTCGTAGGAGACGAGTTCAACATCGAAGCATTCTCCACGGGAATCGAATTCTGGAAACCAGGGCAAATGATGCCAGTGAACAATGCTACCATCAAAGCAGCCATGGCGTACGTTGAAAGCTTAAGAGCAGATAGAT GGACAAATATCAACGATGCTCTGCTGGAGGGATTTCAGCTTTTGGTGTCTACAATAAATGATGAAAGCAACAAGGTGGCCATAGTTGTCTTCCTAACAGACGGTCACCCGACTGTAGGAATAACAGATAGCAAAACTATCCTGAATAATGTGAAGAAATCGAATGAGGGAGGCATCTCGCTCAACACCTTAGGATTTGGCGACAGCATCGACATTGACTTGATCCAAAAGCTTGCTGCTCAGAACGTCGGCATTTCTAGAAAAATCTACACAGATTCGGATGCTGCTTTGCAACTGCAAAATTTTTACGAAGAAATATCGTTGCCAGTCCTTGCCAATGTCACCATAGCATACGTTGACGATTTAGTGAAAGAAGATTCTGTCACAATCAGTTCTTTCCCCACTTTCTTTGAGGGCGCTGAGGTTGTGGTGGCCGGGGAACTTGTCCTCTCTAATGTTCCCACCATGGATCTTTCCATCTTTGCTAATAAAGCGGAGGGTGATCTTGTAATCACGGATTCTGTGGACATTGAGCCTTCTCCGGCCAGACCTGACAAAGTGGTATATTTCACAGAGAAACTCTGGGCCTACCTGACTATAAGGCAGTTGCTGGAACAAACTCTGGCAGAAACTGATGCATCCAAGGTGGGAAACTATCGGGCTGAGGCTCTACATTTGTCGCTTAAG TATGGATTTGTTACTCCACTTACATCAATGGTGGTGACACAACCAGACGAGGAAGAATTGGCTGACGATTCCGATTCCGATTTTGACGACTATGATGACGACG ATTACAGTTACTCGAACAGAGGTGGTCGTGGTGGtcgtggtggtggtggaggagggggagggggagggggagggggatcTTCAG GTGACAGTGACCCTCATTTCATCGTCCGTGTCAAAGGCGTGAAACAGGCTCTTTGTTTTGATGTCAAGGGACAAGATGGAGATATATATCAGCTTGTTGCTGACCAAAAGAAAG GTGTGTTTATAAACGGAAAGGTGTTCGGTACAACTGTCAAAGTCGGCGGTGAAGACAAGTTCAGGACGTATTTTGGTCACATTATGCTCATCCACAAACCCGAACGTTTGATTATCACACCGACGAAGATAAGGCTGGGCAAAAAGAGCTTCAAATGGACAGAAAACTCTTATTTCGAGGAGGGAGACATCCGACTTACGGTGTTTTCGCGAGATAACATCACAGTGGACGTGGGTACAGGAATCACAGTCTCCATCGTCAAGCAtaaattcaaaataatgaaGATAAAGTTCCTTGGAATTTATATCACCAACAGCACAGGCTTTTCCCCGGATGTGAGCGGAATTATGG GTGAATTCCAGAATAAGAACGTCACAGTGGATTCATTGTATGATATGGATGGTTTGCCAAGAGCAAAGCTAAGTGTCCATCGAGAAACTGAAAGTGTTCAGCTTGATGTGAAATTGGGAACTCGTTTAAACCTGGCCGAAAACTACGTGGTGCCATGTTGGAAAATTAGACGAGGAGGCAAGGACTTGCTTGATTTTAAAGCTCCGAGAGATTACTTGCTAAAGACACTAAGAAGCACAAGGGTATTAAGACTGTCTCGTAAGCGTAATGCCAAAACTATGCTATGA
- the LOC135470122 gene encoding prestin-like, translated as MYTQMPTTKTIEMEVSKPDVHEGDEDIGHNLIVANGCSEAYEHSLGSGRITKCTPEHLKVSEFRQLYLSNPSVKSSSVKRKWSRLVKGKCRRTCLRRCLTTTFPVWTMLQAYNVRTELVNDLVAGLSVGIVQIPSSMAFAMLASLPPICGLYTAFISALVYFLFGTSRFVSVGTTATVSLVVGTAVENNEDNFRDSTGLINVSSNATDTEFTFEAHGHKVAAATVLAFIVGSILVVMGKLRFGIVTSYMPDPMLGGFLTSAMILVIISQLKVVLGLKIAKQAQPFKCVKEVIQIGKNISSTNVASLVSSTICFVILYLVKVCVNERFKERLLFPVPIELIVLAIATAVSHFTDLHNKFGLEIVGAIPSSLPPPQFPPIQKTNMGLIRDAITVAIVAYVISVSIAKALAKKTKDKISSNQEMVAVGASSLVSSMFSGFAVGVSLSRSVVQKSAGGKSQVASLVGSFVVLLVIISIGPLFHSLPISVLAAIILVAFKSVVTQLRRGKRHSAVSKYDFTMWIVTFLGVLFFGVDIGLCLGVVCSILSVVIRTQRSRVLGLEKIQLSSIYMPLEKYKCDMEQHWKKIVYFEGPLYFANAELFDKRFRLLNPMPVTVKPDERKNAKQTGTAFKCCLEKQKEYQDIPQKPLTKALPLGGGDSEMAVIQYIIIDCSGITFSDATGLSVLTQLILDYSEASVSILLAGLRDDMIESMQKSGYWEQLSDQAFVTVRGAEMYAERVSSDKLS; from the exons atgtatacacaaatgCCTACAACCAAAACGATCGAAATGGAAGTAAGCAAGCCTGATGTACACGAGGGTGATGAAGATATAGGTCATAATCTCATCGTAGCAAATGGGTGTTCTGAAGCTTACGAACATAGCCTTGGTTCGGGTAGAATAACCAAATGTACACCTGAGCATCTAAAAGTGTCAGAGTTCCGACAACTCTACTTGAGCAACCCCTCAGTCAAAAGCTCATCTGTAAAGCGTAAATGGAGCAGGTTAGTCAAAGGAAAATGTCGACGTACTTGCCTACGGAGATGTTTGACCACCACGTTCCCCGTGTGGACAATGCTCCAGGCTTACAACGTAAGGACAGAACTCGTGAACGACTTGGTGGCGGGACTGAGTGTGGGCATTGTTCAAATTCCATCAA GTATGGCCTTCGCTATGCTAGCGTCGCTCCCACCTATTTGTGGGCTGTACACAGCGTTCATATCAGCACTTGTGTACTTCCTCTTCGGCACTTCCCGTTTTGTCTCCGTTG GCACTACAGCTACAGTTAGCCTGGTGGTCGGGACTGCGGTAGAGAACAACGAGGACAACTTCAGAGATTCCACAGGGTTGATAAATGTTTCCAGCAACGCCACCGACACGGAGTTCACTTTTGAAGCTCATGGGCATAAGGTGGCTGCAGCAACTGTCCTAGCTTTTATTGTTGGTTCTATTTTA GTGGTAATGGGGAAGTTGCGCTTTGGTATAGTGACGTCTTATATGCCAGACCCAATGCTAGGCGGTTTCCTGACATCGGCCATGATACTTGTGATCATCAGCCAGTTGAAAGTTGTACTGGGGCTTAAGATTGCTAAGCAAGCTCAGCCGTTTAAGTGTGTAAAG GAAGTTATACAGATCGGGAAAAACATATCTTCCACAAATGTGGCATCACTTGTTTCGTCCACCATTTGCTTTGTCATTCTATATCTTGTGAAAGTGTGTGTCAACGAAAGGTTCAAGGAGCGCCTTCTCTTCCCAGTCCCTATTGAGTTAATAGTC ttggcAATAGCTACTGCAGTATCTCACTTCACAGACCTGCACAATAAATTTGGGCTTGAGATTGTCGGTGCCATACCCTCAAG TTTGCCTCCACCACAATTCCCACCCATACAGAAGACAAACATGGGTTTAATACGCGACGCCATAACAGTGGCTATTGTGGCCTATGTCATATCTGTGTCCATCGCGAAGGCGCTCGCCAAGAAAACCAAGGACAAAATCAGTTCTAATCAG GAAATGGTGGCTGTTGGTGCGTCGTCGTTAGTGTCTTCCATGTTTTCGGGCTTTGCGGTAGGAGTGTCACTGTCCAGGAGTGTTGTACAGAAGAGTGCCGGTGGCAAATCTCAG gtTGCTTCCCTGGTGGGAAGTTTTGTGGTATTACTGGTAATAATTTCCATTGGTCCCCTTTTTCATTCGCTGCCGATA AGTGTTTTGGCTGCTATTATATTAGTAGCATTCAAAAGCGTAGTGACACAGTTGCGAAGAGGAAAACGACACTCGGCTGTTTCCAAGTATGATTTC aCGATGTGGATCGTGACATTTCTTGGAGTTCTCTTTTTCGGAGTGGACATAGGGCTATGTCTAGGTGTGGTATGTTCAATACTAAGCGTCGTCATCAGAACACAGAG ATCGCGCGTGCTTGGCCTGGAGAAAATCCAACTATCCAGTATTTACATGCCTTTGGAAAAGTATAAATGT GATATGGAGCAACATTGGAAGAAAATTGTCTACTTTGAAGGGCCGTTATATTTTGCCAACGCTGAACTATTTGATAAAAGATTTCGCTTGTTGAATCCAATGCCAGTCACCGTTAAACCAGATGAAAGGAAAAATGCGAAACAAACTGGGACAGCTTTCAAATGTTGCCTCGAAAAACAGAAG GAATATCAAGATATACCACAAAAACCTTTGACAAAAGCGCTCCCCTTAGGCGGAGGGGACAGTGAGATGGCTGTTATTCAGTATATAATTATAGACTGTTCTGGAATCACGTTTAGCGACGCGACAGGGCTAAGCGTCTTAACACAG
- the LOC135469802 gene encoding inter-alpha-trypsin inhibitor heavy chain H3-like isoform X2: MVIDGQLYPGEVKEKEAAEKQYEKAKQKGQSAGKVVKDKPRETQRFKVVVNVAAQSETHFNLTYEELLERKLGSYEQVIYIDPGQPVKDMRVDVFIQESRPITRLVVPPLRNDIISAEFGKDTVSNHLAVIDRLSPKSAHVTFHPTVEEQISLDSLNGISAQFVVSYDVERQNDAGEILVANGYFVHFFSPPGLKPLPKRILFILDVSSSMEGNKIKQLKESMLAILKDLVVGDEFNIEAFSTGIEFWKPGQMMPVNNATIKAAMAYVESLRADRWTNINDALLEGFQLLVSTINDESNKVAIVVFLTDGHPTVGITDSKTILNNVKKSNEGGISLNTLGFGDSIDIDLIQKLAAQNVGISRKIYTDSDAALQLQNFYEEISLPVLANVTIAYVDDLVKEDSVTISSFPTFFEGAEVVVAGELVLSNVPTMDLSIFANKAEGDLVITDSVDIEPSPARPDKVVYFTEKLWAYLTIRQLLEQTLAETDASKVGNYRAEALHLSLKYGFVTPLTSMVVTQPDEEELADDSDSDFDDYDDDDYSYSNRGGRGGRGGGGGGGGGGGGGSSGDSDPHFIVRVKGVKQALCFDVKGQDGDIYQLVADQKKGVFINGKVFGTTVKVGGEDKFRTYFGHIMLIHKPERLIITPTKIRLGKKSFKWTENSYFEEGDIRLTVFSRDNITVDVGTGITVSIVKHKFKIMKIKFLGIYITNSTGFSPDVSGIMGEFQNKNVTVDSLYDMDGLPRAKLSVHRETESVQLDVKLGTRLNLAENYVVPCWKIRRGGKDLLDFKAPRDYLLKTLRSTRVLRLSRKRNAKTML, encoded by the exons AT GGTCATTGATGGTCAACTATACCCAGGCGAAGTCAAGGAAAAAGAAGCTGCCGAAAAGCAATATGAAAAAGCCAAGCAAAAGGGGCAAAGTGCAGGAAAAGTCGTCAAGGATAA GCCTCGTGAGACACAACGGTTTAAAGTAGTTGTCAATGTAGCAGCTCAAAGTGAGACTCATTTCAACCTCACATACGAAGAACTGCTGGAACGGAAGCTGGGGAGCTACGAACAAGTAATATACATCGATCCTGGTCAGCCGGTTAAGGACATGCGCGTTGACGTTTTTATTCAAGAATCGAGACCAATAACTCGTCTTGTGGTGCCTCCATTGAGGAATGACATAATTAGCGCAGAATTTGGCAAAGACACAG TTTCCAACCATCTGGCGGTGATTGACAGGCTCTCTCCTAAATCCGCCCACGTGACCTTTCATCCTACCGTGGAAGAACAAATCAGTCTGGACTCCCTTAACGGTATCTCTGCACAGTTTGTTGTCAGTTACGACGTGGAACGACAGAACGACGCAGGAGAAATATTG GTTGCCAACGggtattttgttcatttcttttcaCCACCGGGCCTGAAGCCACTTCCCAAAAGAATTCTGTTTATTCTCGATGTCAGCAGCTCCATGGAGGGTAATAAAATCAAACAGTTGAAAGAATCAATGTTGGCAATTCTTAAAGATCTTGTCGTAGGAGACGAGTTCAACATCGAAGCATTCTCCACGGGAATCGAATTCTGGAAACCAGGGCAAATGATGCCAGTGAACAATGCTACCATCAAAGCAGCCATGGCGTACGTTGAAAGCTTAAGAGCAGATAGAT GGACAAATATCAACGATGCTCTGCTGGAGGGATTTCAGCTTTTGGTGTCTACAATAAATGATGAAAGCAACAAGGTGGCCATAGTTGTCTTCCTAACAGACGGTCACCCGACTGTAGGAATAACAGATAGCAAAACTATCCTGAATAATGTGAAGAAATCGAATGAGGGAGGCATCTCGCTCAACACCTTAGGATTTGGCGACAGCATCGACATTGACTTGATCCAAAAGCTTGCTGCTCAGAACGTCGGCATTTCTAGAAAAATCTACACAGATTCGGATGCTGCTTTGCAACTGCAAAATTTTTACGAAGAAATATCGTTGCCAGTCCTTGCCAATGTCACCATAGCATACGTTGACGATTTAGTGAAAGAAGATTCTGTCACAATCAGTTCTTTCCCCACTTTCTTTGAGGGCGCTGAGGTTGTGGTGGCCGGGGAACTTGTCCTCTCTAATGTTCCCACCATGGATCTTTCCATCTTTGCTAATAAAGCGGAGGGTGATCTTGTAATCACGGATTCTGTGGACATTGAGCCTTCTCCGGCCAGACCTGACAAAGTGGTATATTTCACAGAGAAACTCTGGGCCTACCTGACTATAAGGCAGTTGCTGGAACAAACTCTGGCAGAAACTGATGCATCCAAGGTGGGAAACTATCGGGCTGAGGCTCTACATTTGTCGCTTAAG TATGGATTTGTTACTCCACTTACATCAATGGTGGTGACACAACCAGACGAGGAAGAATTGGCTGACGATTCCGATTCCGATTTTGACGACTATGATGACGACG ATTACAGTTACTCGAACAGAGGTGGTCGTGGTGGtcgtggtggtggtggaggagggggagggggagggggagggggatcTTCAG GTGACAGTGACCCTCATTTCATCGTCCGTGTCAAAGGCGTGAAACAGGCTCTTTGTTTTGATGTCAAGGGACAAGATGGAGATATATATCAGCTTGTTGCTGACCAAAAGAAAG GTGTGTTTATAAACGGAAAGGTGTTCGGTACAACTGTCAAAGTCGGCGGTGAAGACAAGTTCAGGACGTATTTTGGTCACATTATGCTCATCCACAAACCCGAACGTTTGATTATCACACCGACGAAGATAAGGCTGGGCAAAAAGAGCTTCAAATGGACAGAAAACTCTTATTTCGAGGAGGGAGACATCCGACTTACGGTGTTTTCGCGAGATAACATCACAGTGGACGTGGGTACAGGAATCACAGTCTCCATCGTCAAGCAtaaattcaaaataatgaaGATAAAGTTCCTTGGAATTTATATCACCAACAGCACAGGCTTTTCCCCGGATGTGAGCGGAATTATGG GTGAATTCCAGAATAAGAACGTCACAGTGGATTCATTGTATGATATGGATGGTTTGCCAAGAGCAAAGCTAAGTGTCCATCGAGAAACTGAAAGTGTTCAGCTTGATGTGAAATTGGGAACTCGTTTAAACCTGGCCGAAAACTACGTGGTGCCATGTTGGAAAATTAGACGAGGAGGCAAGGACTTGCTTGATTTTAAAGCTCCGAGAGATTACTTGCTAAAGACACTAAGAAGCACAAGGGTATTAAGACTGTCTCGTAAGCGTAATGCCAAAACTATGCTATGA